The Thermodesulfatator atlanticus DSM 21156 region GATAAGCCCCAAAGAGCCTTGCCTGTAAAAAGAAAAGTTTGTGCGGATAGCGAATATGTTTTCTAAGATCTGGAGCAAGCTCGTTTATGGGCTGAAACATGCCCGGGAAAATTTTGGCATAGGTTCTGATGATAGGGTCATGAGGGTCTTTGAGATAAAAAGAGATAGTTCCGTTATAGGCATCTACCACCGCAAGCACGGAATTGCGCACGTAATTGCCAACGCCTTCAACTCTTCGCGCATAGGGATAACGATTAGAAACTGTGTAGCCATCAACAAACCAGAAAAGGTGCCCTTCTTTGCTAATTACCAGATAAGGATCCGTATCAAAGATGATAAAAGGGGCGGCCTTGCGCACCCTTTCTGCCACAGACCGGTAATAAAGGATTTTACTCTCAGAAGTAATATCCCCTGAAAGAAGAATCTTGCTTGAGCCAAAGCGCATGGTAAAAAGAAGCCGCCTTAAAGGGCTTCCCACCTTAACACCTGTCTTTCCGTTATAGCTAGTGTAGACGTTTTTCTCCCCTGCGGGATAATCAAATTCCCTGGCTTTAGTACGCACAATGACATATTCATTAGAAATCTCGCCAAAATAAATGGCGGGTTGGGTTATTTTGATATCGCATTCCGAAACAGGAGGAATGTCTTTAATCAAAAGCTTGGGGAGCCCTTCTTCGGTCACTTCGTTCACTACGCCAAGGGTCAAACCATAGCCGTGGGTATAAACCAGTCGTTCATTTATCCATGACCTGCTGGGAAGGTCTTCATAAGATAACTCACGCGCTGAAAGCATTACCTGGCGAAGTTCGTTGTTTATTTGATAGCGGTCGTTATCAACAGAAATAAACTTATAGTAAGTACGGATCTCTTGGATCTGGCTAAAGGTATCAAGCAGAGGCTCATGGTCCCAGAGCCTGATGTTTTTAATGGTGTCCTGATTACGGGCAAGTATTTCTTTGGTAAGAGGTGGGCCAAATTTAAATTCCTGCTCATCAACCTTATCAAGCCCAAAGGCCTCACGGGTAGCAGCTATTTCGTAAGCCAGATATTTTTTTTCTCTTTCAAGTTCATTAGGCTGGACAATATAGCGGTGCACTACTCCTGGCAAAAAGTTGAGCCCCACAAAATAAAGCCCGGCATACGCGATAATCAAACCAAATAGGATTTCCTTACGCGGCCTGAACACAAAAATTGCCGAAAGTACCGCTGCAGCAAGAGAAACGAAAACCAAAGCGTTTAAAACCGGAAGCACTACTTTTGCTTCGGTGAAGCCTGCGCCAAAAACAACCCCTCTTTCATCGAAAAGAAGATCAGCCCTATCAAGCCAAAGATCAAAGGCCAGGCGCAGGAAAAAAAGCGCAAGCATTAAAGCAAGATAACGCCTAAAAGGAGTAGTGAGGATAAGTTTTTTCTCATAGGAGGTCTTAATGTGCCCAAGAACTAAAAAGATAAAAAGGCCAAAGCCGGCACAAAGAACCCAAAGGGCAAAAGTTAGGTTTGCCAGATAACGCAAAAAGGGAAGGCGAAAAACATAAAACGAAATATCAAGCCCAAGGAGTGGGTCGGTTTTGCCAAAAGGCGTTGCCTTCACAAAAAGAAGCGCATCTTCCCAAAAGGGCATGGCCGAAAGGCCGAGCATAATCGCCAAAAAAAGCGCTAAAACTTTGAGAAAAAGTCTAAACTTTTCCCCAAGCCATACCCTAAAGCGTGGATCAAAAAAGTCTGCAAAGGCCCCGCCTTTTGAGGCTGATTGATGAACAAGGCGTCCGTTTAGATAAAAAAGCCCGCCCACAAAGGCAGCAACGACAAAGAAAAGCAGACTTTGGAGCCAGAACTTGAGCAAGAAGACCCGTTCAAAGCCGAGATCGTGAAACCAAAGATAATCGGTATAAACCCCTACAAAGGGCCTACCAAGTAAAATAAAAAGCCCCAAAAGGGCAAACGCCAAAAGAATAAGCCGGTTTACGATACGCATTAATCTTCCTTAGCTAAATTTAGTAGTGAGCCTGCAAGAATTATCTTGCGGTCTCTTTCGGTAAGGTCGATCTTCCCTTTGATGATACCCTTGCCAGGGATTTCGATGTCAATCTCAGTAGCCCCTGAAGCCAAAACCTCTCGCACGTTTTTGAAGACAAGCACATCACCTTGGTTGATCTTTTCGTAATCTTTAGGATCAGCAAAAGTAACAGGCAAGATGCCAAAGTTAATCAAATTGGCCTTGTGAATTCTGGCAAAACTTTTGGCAAGCTTAGCCCGCACCCCTAGGTATCGTGGCGCAAGGGCTGCGTGTTCCCGAGAAGATCCCTGACCGTAGTTTTCACCACCAACTACCGCTACCCAGGTGCCCTTTTCCTTAAGCTCAAGGGCCTTTTTCGCAAAATCAGGATCAATAGCCGAGAAAACATATTGGCTGATAGCAGGAAGATTGCTACGCAGGGGAAGGATTTTGGCCCCTGCAGGCATGATGTGGTCGGTAGTAATGTTATCTCCAACTTTTAAGAGGACCTGGCAGCGCAACTCCTCAGGCATAGGCTCAAAAGCTGGAAGCGGAACGATATTCGGCCCGCGGATAATTTCCACCTTGCTTGCTTCCTCTTCAGGAAAAGGCGGCAGCAAAAGGGCATCGTTAATAATAAAACGCTCAGGAAGTTCTATTTCAGGATAGGCGCCAAGTTTGCGCGGATCAAAAAATTCCCCATGAAGGGCCGCCGCCACCGCCACTTCAGGGCTTACGAGATATACCTGGTCGTTTTTGGTACCAGAACGCCCAGGAAAGTTACGGGTAAAAGTGCGCAAAGAAATAGTCCCTGTAGCAGGGGCCTGGCCCATACCAATGCAGCCCAGGCAGCCTGATTGATGAATGCGGGCCCCTGCGTGGATAAGATCCTGCAAGGCGCCTAAAACATCGAGATTTTCAAGCACCTGTAAAGACCCAGGGTTAATCTCAAAAGAAACCGAAGGATGAACCTTTTTGCCCTTAAGTGCCTTGGCCACCACCAGAAGATCACGCAAGGAAGAATTAGCGCAGGACCCCACAATGACCTGGGCCACAGGGAGCCCCTCAAGCTCAGCCACAGGTTTTACGTTGTCAGGAGAAGACGGACATGCGGCCAAGGGCTCAAGACTTGAGAGGTCAAGTTCGATTATTTCGTCATATTGGGCGTCAGGGTCAGGGAGAAGCTCCTGCCATTCTTCATCACGCCCCTGGGCAATAAGCCAGGCACGGGTAACCTCATCGGAGGGGAAAACCGTGGTGGTAGCTCCCATTTCAGTACCAAGATTGGCAATGGTAGCCCGGTCTGGCACCGAAAGACTTGCTAAGCCCTCGCCGAAATACTCAAGAATTTTGCCAAGCCCGCCTTTTACCGTAAGTTTTCTAAGCATCCAGAGAGCAACATCCCTTGCAGAAACCCAGGGAGGAAGCTTGCCTTTCAGGTGAATACCAACAATACGGGGCATAATCAGGTGAAAGGGCTTTCCTGCCATGGCCATAGCCACGTCAAGCCCCCCTGCCCCAATGGCAAGCATAGCACAGCCACCAGCCGTGGGGGTGTGTGAGTCTGAACCAAGTAAAGTTTTCCCTGGGCGGGCAAAGCGTTCTAAATGGACTTGATGGCAGATACCATT contains the following coding sequences:
- a CDS encoding UPF0182 family membrane protein, whose product is MRIVNRLILLAFALLGLFILLGRPFVGVYTDYLWFHDLGFERVFLLKFWLQSLLFFVVAAFVGGLFYLNGRLVHQSASKGGAFADFFDPRFRVWLGEKFRLFLKVLALFLAIMLGLSAMPFWEDALLFVKATPFGKTDPLLGLDISFYVFRLPFLRYLANLTFALWVLCAGFGLFIFLVLGHIKTSYEKKLILTTPFRRYLALMLALFFLRLAFDLWLDRADLLFDERGVVFGAGFTEAKVVLPVLNALVFVSLAAAVLSAIFVFRPRKEILFGLIIAYAGLYFVGLNFLPGVVHRYIVQPNELEREKKYLAYEIAATREAFGLDKVDEQEFKFGPPLTKEILARNQDTIKNIRLWDHEPLLDTFSQIQEIRTYYKFISVDNDRYQINNELRQVMLSARELSYEDLPSRSWINERLVYTHGYGLTLGVVNEVTEEGLPKLLIKDIPPVSECDIKITQPAIYFGEISNEYVIVRTKAREFDYPAGEKNVYTSYNGKTGVKVGSPLRRLLFTMRFGSSKILLSGDITSESKILYYRSVAERVRKAAPFIIFDTDPYLVISKEGHLFWFVDGYTVSNRYPYARRVEGVGNYVRNSVLAVVDAYNGTISFYLKDPHDPIIRTYAKIFPGMFQPINELAPDLRKHIRYPHKLFFLQARLFGAYHMEDPRVFYNREDLWEIPRSLKGDGRYMKPYYTIMKLPGEKRAEFILMIPFNPAKKHNLAAWMCVRCDPENYGQMLVYRFPKQKLVYGPQQIESRINQDPEISRQLSLWDQRGSRVILGTLLIIPIEGNLLYVQPLYLKAEAGQIPELKRVIVAYENEIRMERTLDEALNAIFGEIKKKTPAQAERLEKQLVPALKPIFELYLQAEEALKKGNLEEFGRLWRKMGELLEEKK
- a CDS encoding aconitate hydratase; this encodes MGLTVAEKLIESHLVSGSLERGTPIAIKIDQTLTQDATGTMAYLEFEAIGIPRVKTELSVSYVDHNLLQTDFRNADDHRFLQSIAAKYGLWFSRPGNGICHQVHLERFARPGKTLLGSDSHTPTAGGCAMLAIGAGGLDVAMAMAGKPFHLIMPRIVGIHLKGKLPPWVSARDVALWMLRKLTVKGGLGKILEYFGEGLASLSVPDRATIANLGTEMGATTTVFPSDEVTRAWLIAQGRDEEWQELLPDPDAQYDEIIELDLSSLEPLAACPSSPDNVKPVAELEGLPVAQVIVGSCANSSLRDLLVVAKALKGKKVHPSVSFEINPGSLQVLENLDVLGALQDLIHAGARIHQSGCLGCIGMGQAPATGTISLRTFTRNFPGRSGTKNDQVYLVSPEVAVAAALHGEFFDPRKLGAYPEIELPERFIINDALLLPPFPEEEASKVEIIRGPNIVPLPAFEPMPEELRCQVLLKVGDNITTDHIMPAGAKILPLRSNLPAISQYVFSAIDPDFAKKALELKEKGTWVAVVGGENYGQGSSREHAALAPRYLGVRAKLAKSFARIHKANLINFGILPVTFADPKDYEKINQGDVLVFKNVREVLASGATEIDIEIPGKGIIKGKIDLTERDRKIILAGSLLNLAKED